The following are encoded together in the Echinicola jeungdonensis genome:
- a CDS encoding UDP-N-acetylmuramate--L-alanine ligase: MSKKYHFIAVGGSVMHNLALSMAAKGYQVTGSDDEIYEPSKTRLGKAGILPDSFGWFPEKIHNDLDGVILGMHARPDNPELQRAQSLGVPLFSFPEFIYEQSRNKKRVVISGSHGKTTITSMVLHILKEAGMDFDYLVGAQIKGFDLMVKLSDAPLIILEGDEYLSSPLDHRPKFFHYHHDILLMSGIAWDHYNVFPTFENYRKQFEDLTAMTPKQGQFIYCDLDKEVRNIAGKNNHFPKTPYVAHPYQIQDGKTLLQTPFGEKEISIFGEHNLQNLQGALEICRALGIKDEFFYQSISSFKGAAKRQEILANSENSLFIRDFAHAPSKLKATVEAVKEQFPKRTLIAAQELHTYSSLNKDFISNYAHTFDAADEAIVYLNPKAVSLKKLELMDEAMLQDGFKRKDLKLFVDIDQLKNYLEAKPYQNTNLLLMSSGNYDNMELETLIKKINTHTK; this comes from the coding sequence ATGTCAAAAAAGTATCATTTTATTGCCGTTGGAGGCAGTGTTATGCATAACCTTGCCCTATCCATGGCAGCCAAAGGGTACCAGGTAACCGGGTCAGATGATGAAATATACGAACCATCCAAAACCCGATTAGGAAAGGCCGGAATCCTCCCAGATTCTTTTGGCTGGTTTCCTGAAAAAATCCATAATGACCTGGACGGGGTAATTTTGGGTATGCATGCCAGACCGGACAACCCTGAACTGCAAAGAGCCCAATCGCTCGGGGTTCCCCTATTTTCTTTTCCCGAATTTATTTATGAACAAAGCCGCAATAAAAAGCGCGTGGTCATTTCAGGAAGTCATGGAAAAACCACCATCACTTCCATGGTTCTACATATATTGAAGGAGGCCGGTATGGACTTTGATTATTTGGTAGGCGCACAGATCAAAGGCTTTGATTTGATGGTGAAACTTTCTGATGCTCCCTTGATTATCCTGGAAGGGGATGAATACCTGAGCTCCCCGCTTGACCACAGGCCGAAGTTTTTCCATTACCATCATGATATCCTGCTGATGAGCGGCATCGCCTGGGATCATTATAATGTTTTCCCCACCTTTGAAAACTACAGGAAACAATTTGAAGACCTAACCGCTATGACCCCAAAACAAGGTCAATTTATTTATTGTGACCTAGATAAAGAGGTTAGAAATATTGCCGGAAAAAACAATCATTTCCCCAAAACACCCTATGTTGCCCATCCTTATCAAATCCAGGATGGGAAAACCCTTTTGCAAACCCCCTTTGGAGAAAAAGAAATTTCTATTTTTGGGGAACACAACCTTCAAAATCTCCAAGGGGCCCTGGAAATTTGCAGGGCATTGGGCATTAAGGATGAGTTTTTCTACCAATCCATCTCCTCTTTCAAGGGTGCTGCAAAAAGGCAGGAAATCCTGGCCAATTCTGAAAACAGTCTTTTTATCCGGGACTTTGCCCATGCTCCATCTAAACTGAAAGCTACAGTAGAGGCCGTCAAAGAGCAGTTTCCCAAAAGGACCTTGATTGCTGCCCAGGAATTGCATACCTATAGTTCTTTAAATAAAGACTTTATTAGCAATTACGCCCATACCTTCGATGCAGCAGATGAGGCGATTGTTTATTTAAACCCTAAAGCCGTATCTTTGAAAAAACTGGAACTGATGGATGAGGCCATGCTTCAAGATGGTTTTAAAAGGAAAGACCTGAAGCTTTTCGTGGATATTGATCAGCTAAAAAATTATTTAGAAGCAAAACCTTATCAAAATACTAACCTGCTCCTGATGAGTTCCGGAAACTACGATAACATGGAGCTGGAAACACTTATCAAAAAAATAAATACCCATACAAAATGA